CAGGGCCGCAAACGCGGAGAGCAGGTAGGCAAGCGGTGCTTCGGAGAACTTGGTGAGGATCTGGTAGCCGGCGCGGGCGGTGGCCGAGATGGCAAACACCGCGTACACGGCAATCAGGAGGCGGCCGGGTCCGGTGTTGCGTGTGTCCTTGGCCGGTACGGGCGTTATCCCCGGTGTCGCTTCGGAGCTGGATTTCGCAGGACGGGGATTCACGTTGCGGGCTTCTTCCACTTCAGTACCAGATCTGGTTCATTCGGGCGGTCATCACCAGGGCGGTGACGCCGACGGCGGCCAGGACAAAATTGCTCCAACGGGTCCGTTCCAGGATGGACCAGTACACGGCGCCGACGGGGAGCAACAGGGCGGTTGCCTGGTATCCCCAGAATTCCCAGGCTTCGCCGGCCATGTGTTCACCGGCGGCGACCCTGACGATGGAGCCCACGAGGTACACCAGCAGGCCCAGTTCAACGGCGGCGACGGAGAGGATGGTGACGTCATTGGGAGCTTTTTTGAGGATGCCGGCCACCAGGCAGATTCCGCTGGAGACAAGACCGACCACCAGGATGATGTAGAAATATGCGTCCACGCTTAGGCCTCCGGGCCTGTGGAGTTGCCGGGCGCGAACACCAGTACGGGTTTGGCAAAGCTGCCTGAATCCGCCAGCAGCGCCACGAGGCTGCCGTCGGGGGCAAATGCCGCGGCCGGATGCTCTGCCGAGGCCGCCCCCGGGCTTCCTGCCGGTGCGCCGGCCGCAATCCTGCGGCCGAAGGAGATCTCGGTGGTTTCTTCAGGGGTGAGTTCCCTGTTGGGCATAAGGGCGCGGGCGGCTTGTGACATTTCCAGGACATTGAGTTCCTCTGCCAGCTGCTCCAACGTGCCCGCCTGCTCCAGGGAGTAGGGCCCGACCTGCGTGCGCCGCAGCGCGGTCAGGTGGCCGCCGACTCCGAGTGCGTTGCCGAGGTCGCGGGCGAGGGCCCGGATGTAGGTGCCGGAGGAACATTCCACGGTGACGTCGACGTCCACCACGTCCCCGCTTGGTTCCCGCCTGATGCCGTGAACCTCGAACCGGTGGATGGTGACAGGGCGCGCCATGAGTTTTACTTCTTCACCGGACCGCACCCGCGCATAGGCCCGTTCACCGTTGACCTTGATGGCGCTGACGCTGCTTGGCACCTGCTGGATCAGCCCCGTCAGGGCCGCGACGCCGTCGTGGATTGCCTCATTCGTGATTGCTGCAGTGCTGGCGGATGCGATCACGTCACCTTCGGCGTCGTCAGTGATGGTGGACTGGCCAAGCCGGATGGTCGCGGTGTACGTCTTGGACGTCCCCACAATGTAAGTGAGCAGGCGGGTCGCCTTGTTGATTCCCAGCACCAGGACACCGGTGGCCATGGGGTCAAGGGTCCCGGCATGGCCCACTTTCCGGGTACCGGCGAGGCGCCGCATCCGGCCAACCACATCATGGCTGGTCCATCCCTGCGGTTTGTCCACTATCACCAGTCCAGAAAGCACGCTTCCCAGTATATCGGCGCTCGTTCCCGCCCCGACCCACGCTCGTTCCCGCCCTCCCGCGGGTCCCCCGTGCCCGCTCCCTCGCTCCCAGAGCTCCTTCCCACGACCCCTCGCGCCCTCCCCCAAGGAAGGTGCACGGTTAGGATGGCAGACATGCCAGAGCTTGCCCCGCATGTCCGCGACGTTCCCGTCAACCAGATCCGCGAGATCACCGAGGCTGCATGGCGTATTCCCGAAGCGGTGGTGCTGAGCATTGGCGAGCCGGGCTTCCCCCTCCCCCGGCACGTCCTGGACGCCGGCATTGCGTGCCTGGACCGGGACGAGACCAACTACACGCCAAACGCCGGCCTTCCGGCACTGCGGGAGGCTTTCGCCGCCAGGTTCCGGGAACAGCACGCCGCGGGCGGCCACCAAATCGGCATTGGCGCCGACCGTATCTATGTCGTGGCTGGCGCGCAGCAGGGACTCCACCTGGCGATGAGCCTCCTGCTCTCCCCCGGGGATGAAATCCTGATCCCGAATCCCGGTTACCCCACGTTCGCCATGACCAGCAGGCTCCTCAATGCTGTACCGGTTGGCTATCCGCTATATCCCGAACAGGACTTCCAGCCCCGGATCCAGGACATTGAGGCACTCATCACGGAACGGACAAGGGTGCTGATGCTCAACTCACCGTCCAATCCGCTGGGGGCAGTGCTTGGCGAGGACCTGACCCGCCAGCTGGTGGATCTTGCCAGGCGGCGTGACCTCTGGATCATTTCGGATGAATGCTATGAGGCGTTCACCTATGGTGTCCCGCATATCAGCCCGGCGAGCTTCGACAGCGACGTTCCCGGCGAGGCACGCGTATTCACGTCGCTGACGCTTTCCAAGACGTACGGCCTCACCGGGCTCAGAATCGGCGCTTTGGTGTGCCCGCCGGGGCTGGAGCAGAAAATGAACAACGTGATGGAGGCTGTCGTCTCCTGCGTTGCCGCGCCCTCGCAGTATGCAGCGCTCGCCGCGCTGACCGGTCCGCAGGACTATGTGGAGCAGGCCCATGCCCATTACCTGGCCAACAGGGACGCAGCCTCCGCCATCCTCAAGGCGAAGGGCATTCGCTACCTGACGGCACAAGGTGCGTTTTACCTCTGGGCCGACGTCTCGCATGCCAGCGGCGGCGACGTGCGCGCCTGGACACATCAGTTCCTCGCCGAGTCAGGGGTTGCGCTGGCGCCCGGGACCGCCTTTGGTTCCATCGGCGAGGGCTGGGTGCGGATCGCACTGTGCGGCACCCTTCCGGATCTGATGGAAGGCGTGGGCCGGCTGCCGGCGCTAGCCGCGGTTGTTGGCCAGGGCCCCATCCAGCCATGAGCGCAGGACCTGGGCAGGAGCGGCACCTGCCTGGCGGGCCACCACCCTGCCGTCGACGATGACCATCAAGGTGGGAATAGCCTGCACATCAAACCGCCTGGAAAGCCCCGGAGCGTTGTCCACGTCAACTTTGACCAGCTTGATACGGCCGGCCTTTTCGCGGGCCAGCTTGTCCAGCACCGGAGACACCATGCGGCAGGGGCCGCACCATTCGGCCCAGAAATCGATAAGGGCCGGAACCGGTGACTGTTCGGCAACCAGGCCGAAGTCGTGATCGCCGGCGTCGACAATCCAGGGCAGGTCCTGCCGGCAACTGCCGCAGCGCGGGCGGCCGGATGCTGCCGCCGGGATCCGGTTCGTCTTCCCGCAGTTGGGGCATGTGACCAGCGCTGAGCCCGAGTCCGCCACGTCAGTACTCCACCCGGTCCACGAAGTGGCGCCATGCCTCAAAGGGTGCGTTCGACGTCGGAATGTCACTCCTGGTGACGGGCATCAGTTCAGGACGGGAACCTTCGAAGTACTCGTAGAACATAGCGTCGTCGAATCCGGCGGCGGCTGCGCCGTGGCGGTCCGCCGCAAAATGGACTCTCACGATTCGCGCCCACAGGGCCGCAGACAGGCATAACGGGCAAGGTTCGCAGCTCGTGTACAGTACCGAGCCTGCAAGATCGAAGTTCCCAATGGCGGCGGCCGCCGTGCGGATGGCCACTACTTCCGCGTGGGCTGTGGGGTCATTGTCCCGGGTGACCCTGTTGACCCCCTCGTACACCCGGCCGTCCGGTGTCACCACCACCGCGCCGAAGGGTCCGCCGCCATCCCCGACATTTCCTGTGGCGAGCTCCACAGCCTGTTTCAGGTACCGGGCGGACTGGTCGGAATCTTGTGCCATGGTCATAGCTCGATCCTAGTCATGGGGATTCAGGTTAGGGGATGAAATAGGGGGCGCATTAGGGGGCAGCTCCCCAACAACTACCCGCCGGTACAGGCCTAGAGTCTTTACGCCGGGAGCTGCCTGGTCTCGACGCCGGGAGCTGCCTGCCGTTCCTCCCATCCACTCCATATCCCCAGCCCGTCAAGCGCAAAAATCACGGAGTACCCAATGATGAAACGAAAACTCGCGTTTATTGCCTGCTTAGCCGCGATGCTCCCAGCCGCTCCGGCTTACGCGTCCAGCCAGGAACCTGGTATCGAAGTCATGGCAACCGGCCTGGTCTCGCCCCTCCACCTGGCTGTCGGCCCGGGCGAATCCGTCCGCGTCAGCCAGGACTTCGCCGGCATTCTCACCCGGGTGGAGTCCGATGGTGCCAGGAAAGATGTGTACACCACTAAACCGGGCTGGGAAGTGGCCGGCGTGGAAATCCGTAGCGCCGGCACGTATTTCCTCGAGAGCGTGGGCGCGGGCCAAGGTGATCCTGCGAAACTCGAGGGCTACCTGAAACTTCTGGGACCGGAGAATGACGTCCGTACCCTCGCCAGCTTCGCCGACTTCGAACGGAATCATAACCCGGACGGGGACCAGCACTACGGCTTCGCGCCTGATGCCAGCGAGAAATGCCTTGCTGAAGCAGCGTCCCTCCCGAATGCACCTGCACCGCAGTACACGGGGGGCGTGGACTCCCATCCGTACGCCCTGGCGGTCCGGGCAGACACAGCCTATGTTGCGGATGCCGGCATGAATGCTGTCCTTAAGGTTGATCTCGAATCCGGCAAGGTATCAACCCTGGCCGTCCTTCCACCGCGTCCGGTGAAGCTCTCCACGGATGTTGCGGGGTCTTTGGGCGTGCCTGCCTGTGCTGGGTACGAGTACGCTTTCGAACCGGTGCCCACGGATGTGGAGATTGGTCCGGACGGCTGGCTGTACGTCTCATCGCTGCCTGGCGGTCCGGAGGTACCCGGACTCGGCGCACGGGGTGCGATCTTCAAGATCAACCCGTGGAGCGGTGACACGAGCGTTTGGGCCGACCATATCTTGAGTCCTACCGGCCTGGCCGTGGCGGAGAACGGCGACGTGTATGTGGCGTCCCTGTTCGGGGGTGGAGATCCTGAAGTTCAACGGCAATGCAGAGCGGTCCCAGTTCCTGGCCGTGAACCAGCCCGCGGATGTTGAGTATAGGGCCGGTGACGTCTTCGCCACTGTGGACGCCCTGGTGGGGCTGCCGGACCCGTCAGCTCCGGACGCCCCCGCCTCTCAGCCTGGAGGCAGGGTGATCGAAGTCGATTAGTTGCTCAGGAGAGCATTAAATGAAACAGGACCCGGATTCGCATCCGGGCCCTGTTTCATGCTTGCCGGCGTCTGCCGTTACTTGTTGCTGTCTTCTTCGAATTCGCCGTCGTCGCTGAGGTCCAGGTCCTCTTCGTCGAAGTCGTCCTCGTCGATCTCCACATCCGCGGGGATGTCGCTCTTGTACGGATCAGCATCGCCGGCGTGCTTGGCGTTTTCAGCCAAAGCCGCCACCTCGGCGTCGCGCTTCTTCGCCGCCCGGAGGAGTTGCTCCAGGTTAGAGGCGTTCACGGGGATCTGGTCCGCTACAAACTCCAGGGTAGGTGTCAGGCGGACAGTAACGTTGCGGCCCACTTCCTGACGAAGCACACCCTTGGCCTTCTCCAGCCCCTTGGCAGCATCAGCCTGCACAGCCTGGTCGCCGAAAACCGTGTAGTAGATCGTGGCATGCTGCAAATCGTTGGTCACCCGGGCATCCGTAACAGTGATGCCCTCCAGCCGGGGATCCTTAACCTTCCGGCCCAAGGCCTCAGCAACAACAACCTTAATCCGCTGCGCCAACTTGGCAGCCCGTGCGGGATCAGCCATGAACAACTCCTAAAAAAAATTTGGATGTACGACGGCGGCTTACGCCAGCGCACACAGGTTCAGTAATTGCCACGAACTCAGGCGAGGTCACAGCGGACCCGCGTTGGATTTTTCCGGCGGCCAGGGAGTGGCATCCAAGGCGGCAGCCGAGGGCCCCGATGCGAGCTTGCGAGCATTGGGACGGCTGACGCCGCTGCCGGAGCTGGGCGGCCGACGTCGTAAGACGTTGGCCGCCCAGCGTAGGGGCGGGGCCGCCGGAAAAATCCGACGCCCCCGACCCGGCACAGCTAAACGAACAGCTTAGACGCGCGGCTTTTCGCGCATCTCGAAGGTCTCGATGATGTCGCCTTCGGTGATGTCGTTGAACGAGCCAAGACCGATACCACACTCGAAGTCCGTGCGGACCTCAGTGGCGTCGTCCTTGAAGCGCTTGAGCGTCTCAACGGTGAGGTTGTCACCGATGATCTTGCCGTCGCGGCTGATGCGTGCCTTCGTGTTGCGTCGGATAACACCCGAGCGGACGATGGAACCGGCGATGTTTCCGAACTTGGAGGAACGGAAGACTTCGCGGACCTCGGCGGTGCCCAGCTGGACCTCTTCGTACTCCGGCTTGAGCATGCCCTTGAGGGCCATCTCGATGTCATCGATTGCTGCGTAGATGACGGAGTAGAAGCGCATGTCCACGCCTTCGCGGTCTGCCAGTTCGGCAACCCGCTCGGCAGGCTTGACGTTGAAGCCGATGATGACGGCGCTGTCGACGGTTGCCAGGTTGACGTCGTTCTGCGTGATGGCACCGACGCCGCGGTGGATGACGCGCAGCTGCACGCCTTCGCCGACGTCGATCTTGAGCAGTGCGTCTTCGAGGGCCTCCACGGCACCGGACACGTCACCCTTGAGGATGAGGTTGAGGGTGTCGATCTTGCCTTCGGCCACGGCCTGGTCGAAGTCTTCCAGGCTGATGCGCTTGCGGCGCTTGGCCAGTGCGGCGTTACGGTCGGCTGCTTCACGCTTCTCGGCGATCTGACGGGCGGTGCGCTCGTCGGCGGTCACAAAGAAGGTGTCGCCTGCGCGCGGCACGTTGGACAGACCCAGTACCTGCACGGGGCGGGACGGGCCGGCCTCGGTCAGGGCGCTGCCGTCGTCGTCGAACATTGCACGGACACGGCCGTGGGCGGTGCCGGCAACAATCGTGTCACCGACACGGAGGCTACCGGACTGCACCAGGACAGTGGCCACGGAACCGCGGCCCTTGTCCAGGTTGGCCTCGATTGCGATACCGCGGGCGTCCTTGTTCGGGTTGGCGCGCATGTCCAGGGCGGCATCTGCGGTCAGCAGGACGGCCTCGAGCAGCTCGTCGATGTTGAGGTTCTGGCGGGCAGAGACCTCTACGAACATGGTGTCGCCACCGTATTCTTCGGGAACCAGGCCGTACTCGGTCAGCTGGCCGCGGACCTTGTCCGGGTTGGCGCCTTCCTTGTCGATCTTGTTCACGGCCACCACGATGGGCACATTGGCTGCCTGCGCGTGGTTGAGGGCCTCAACGGTCTGCGGCATCACGCCGTCGTCCGCTGCGACCACCAGGATGGCGATGTCGGTGACCTTCGCACCACGGGCACGCATTGCGGTGAACGCCTCGTGGCCAGGGGTGTCGATGAAGGTGATCTTGCGGTCTTCGCCTTCATGGTTGTGCGTGACCTGGTAGGCACCGATGTGCTGCGTGATGCCGCCGTGCTCGCCGGCCATGACGTCGGACTTGCGGATGGCATCGAGCAGGCGGGTCTTACCGTGGTCGACGTGGCCCATGACGGTGACAACAGGAGGACGTGCCTCGAGGTCTTCATCGCCTTCAGCTTCGAGCTCTGCTTCGAAGTCGATGTCAAAGGTGGAGAGCAGCTCGCGCTCCTCGTCCTCCGGTGACACAACCTGGAGCTTGTAGCCGAGTTCTTCACCCAGGAGGGCGAAGGTTTCCTCGTCCAGCGACTGGGTAGCCGTTGCCATTTCACCAAGGTGGAACAGCACGGTCACCAGTGCGGCGGGGTTCGCCTCGATCTTGTCGGCAAAGTCCGTGATGGACGAGCCACGGCGAAGCCGGACGACGGTGTTGCCGTCCCCGCGGGGCACACTGACGCCACCCAGCGACGGAGCACTCATCTGCTCGAGTTCCTGGCGCTTGGCACGCTTCGACTTGCGCTGCTTGCCGCGTCCTGCGCCACCCTTACCGAAGGCACCCTGGGTACCACCGCGCCCGCGGCCACCCTTGCCGAAGCCGCCGCCTGCGGGAGCTCCGCCGCCGGCACCGGGAGCGCCACCTGCACCTGGAGCGCCACCCGGGCGTCCGGGGCCGCGACCGCCGGCAGCCGGGCGTCCGCCGGCACCAGCCGGTGCGGGACGCTCAGTGCGGTTGGGCATCATGCCCGGAGTAGGACGGTTTCCGCCGGCGCCCGCGGGGCGGGGGCCGCCGGGACGGGGGCCACCGGCACCTGCTGCGGGACGGGGACCGCCCGGACCACCTGCGGTACGCGGAGCACCAGCCGGACGGGGACCACCGGCACCTGCTGCGGGACGGGGGCCACCTGGACGGTCGCCGTCGGTGCGGCTTCCACCCGGGCGGGGCATGCCCTGTGAAGGAGCGAACGGGTTGTTACCCGGACGCGGGGGACGTTCTCCGTCGCCGCCGCGGCCGCGGGGCATGCCCTGGGACGTGGCGAACGGATTGTTGCCCGGACGGGGACCGCCGGGACGGGGTGCTGATCCGCCCTGAGCTGATCCACCCTGGCGGGTGGAAGGAGCCGGGGTCTCAGCTTTGGGGGCAGGCCTCGCACCGGGCTTGGCGCCGGTGGAAGGTGCACTTACGGACGGGGCACTTGCAAACGGGGCAGTGGCCGTGGGGCCAGTTGCGGCCGATGCCGCCGGTGCTGCGGGGGCAGCCGGCGCGGCAGGTGCCGAAGCCGCAGCGGGTGCCTCGGCCGGAGCCTTGGGTGCTGCGGGGCGGGAGTCTGCCGACGGGGCAGGCGCCGCGGGACGTGATTCAGCCGACGGGGCGGTCGCCTTGGGCGCAGCAGCCGGAGCTGACGCCTTAGCAGCAGCGTCGGGGTAGGCGTTGCGGAGTTTCCGCACCACCGGGGCCTCAATGGTGGAAGAGGCGGAGCGAACGAATTCGCCCAGTTCCTGCAGTTTTGTCACTGCATCTTTGGAAGTAATACCGAGCTCTTTTGCAAGCTCATGTACGCGGACCTTGGCCACATTTCTCCTGTCTCGGTCCGCACCGAGCCAGGCACGAACCGTCTACTTCTTACTGCGGACCCTCGCCGCGGTTGCAGCTGAAGGGCCCATTGCAGAGCGCAACAAAGTTGTCATCGTTGCGCACTCATCGCTGGGAACTCATCGGGTTTCCATCAGATTTCTGACCCGCTTTCAGGTTGGACGGTTGGTGCTGCTTCTACCGGAGGTATCGGCAGCGTGCCTGCAGCATTCGTGCCCGGCTTGATCCGGCGTTCGACGGCGGCGGTTCCGGTTGCGCCGTTGAGGGCACGTCCGAAAGCTCGCCGCTTGACCGCCAGAGCCAGGCACGATTCGCTGGGGTGCAGCCATGCACCCCGGCCAGGCATCCGGCGTCGTTCATCCACCAGGACAGCGGCGGAACCGCTGCCTTCGGCGACGAGCCGGAGTAACTCAGACCGCGGGGCCTTCTTCCGGCATCCGATGCAGGTACGCTGCGGTTGATCCTCGCTGTGAAGCACTTCTGCCACGGTGAGCATCTTCCTGACGTACATATCTGCCGGCCTGGACCGGCCTGTTCCCCCTTGTCAGCGGAACGGGCAGGCGCAAGGCACACGAATACCGGCCGTTAGGCGCGGTCATTGTCTATTCTAGCCCCTTCGGGCCGTTGTACCGGAAACGCACGCGCGATCCGACACGGCAGGCGTGCTGCCGCGCCCTCGGTCCTGCCCGGCTTCGGCGTCAGTTCTCGCGTGGCGTCGCAGCGTCGGAGACGATGTCGATGCGCCAGCCGGTCAGCTTGGCTGCCAGCCGGGCGTTCTGTCCCTCTTTGCCGATGGCCAGCGAAAGCTGGTAGTCCGGCACTACGACCCGGGCGGACCGGGTGGCCTCGTCAACGATGGTGACGGAATTCACGCGTGACGGCGACAGTGCGCTGGCGATGAACGTGGCTGGATCCTCGCTGAAGTCCACAATGTCGATCTTTTCATCGTTGAGCTCCGTCATGACCGCGCGGACGCGGGAACCCATTTCACCGATGCAGGCACCCTTGGCGTTGATGCCGGAGGTGTTGGCCTTGACGGCGATCTTGGTGCGGTGGCCCGCCTCGCGTGCCAGGGCAACAATCTCAACGGACCGGTCGGCGATCTCCGGCACTTCCAGTTCGAAGAGCTTCCGGACCAGGCCCGGGTGCGAGCGGGAGAGCGTCACGGACGGGCCCTTGGTGCCGCGGTGCACATCGATGACCAGCGCGCGGAGCCGGTTGCCGTGGATGTACTTCTCCCCCGGCACCTGCTCGGGCGGCGGCAGCAGTGCCTCCACCGTGCCCAGGTTGACCTGGATCATGTGCGGGTTGTTGCCCTGCTGGATCAGGCCGGACACGAGTTCACCCTCCCGGCCCTTGAACTCGCCCAGGACGTTGTCGTCCTCCACATCGCGCAGGCGCTGCAGGATGATCTGGCGGGCGGTGCTCGCAGCGATGCGGCCAAAGCCCGCCGGGGTGTCCTCGAACTCGCCGATGGGTGCTCCGTCGTCGTCGATTTCCACAGCCCAGATGGTTACGTGGCCGCTCTTGCGGTCCAGTTCCGCGCGGGCCTTCTCAAAGGCGCCGGGCGACTTGTGGTAGGCCACCAGGAGCGCCTGCTCGATGGTGGGGATCAGGAGGTCCAGCGGGATTTCACGCTCACGCTCCAGGAGTCTCAGTGCGCTCATGTCAATATCCATCAGGCCTCCTCAGAAGGTCCATTGTGCTCAGGTTCCAGACCAGCCTCGTCGAGGTGGCTGAATTCGATCTCGACTTTTCCGGTGCGGATCCTGTCGAAAGGAAGTTTCACGGGCTCGCCCTGCTTGGGCTTCATGCCTTTCTTCACTGCGATTTCCGGGACAATGGTCACTCCGGAATCATCCACGGACTGGAGCCGGCCAGTGACGTTCTCACCCTGGATGACATTGACCTTCACCATGCGGCCGCGGGCCCGGTGCCAGTGCCGGGGCTCGGTCAGCGGCCGGCCGACGCCGGGCGATGAGACTTCAAGGTCGTAGGGACGGCCGTCATCGTTGGGATCGTTGTCCAGGACGTCCGAGAGGACCTTGGAGATGTCCGCGATGACGTCCAGGTTGACGCCGCCTGTTTCCTCCTGCGGCAGGTCCACCACCACGTGGACCACCCGGTGCGAACCGGCGATGATGGAGACGTCCTCAAGGTACAGGCGGTTGGCCTGGACCGCGGGTTCAAGCAATGCCCGGAGCCGGGCGGCTTCCGGATTCTGGGCAGGCGAAGCGTCAGCCCTACCCGAACCGGTATGGCCTGATGAAGTCGTGGCTTCTGCGCTACTCACGATGCCGGACGCCTCCCGATAGATGATGTTGTGACTACTAGCCTAACGATTTTCCGGAGGCAGTGGTGCACGGAGTATGCCCCCAGGCGTGACAACATGGTCTGTTGTGAAAGACGACAGCCAGGAAATCAGCCCCAACAGGCGCTATTTCCGGTACGCAGTCTTTTCGCTCACAGCCCTCCTAGTCCTGAGCCTGGGCATCGCCCTCATCCCCCGGCCACCCGCTCCCCCGGCGGAGCCGCCGTTTTCGGAGAAAGCCAGGGCAGCGGCCTTTGCGGACACCGTGTCCCTGCGCTCCGCGACCCTGGAACTGGCGGGCGCTGCGGGCGGCCCCGGTTCGGCAGTTGCTCCGGCGGCCGGCTCCGGGGCGTTGGACCGCATTGTGAATTTGCTGACTACCCAGGCCAGGGCCCTGATGCTTGCCGGAGACCTCATGCCTCCCGGAGATTCATCATCAGCCCCCGGGACGTCGGATTCGCCTGCGGCCGGAACGACGCCAGCACCCACGGCAGGAACCACTACAGCCACCGGAGGAACCACGGCAGGACCTGCCGGCGGTCCTTCCGCCCGGGCATCAATGCCTCCGCGCCCGTCCTCTACAGCGGAGCTGGCTGTGGCGCTGTCGGCCAGCGGGGTGCAGCGGCTCAAGGATTCGGAAACGGCCGACGGCGGCATGGCCCGCCTTCTCGCCGGCGCCGGTACGGCACAGCTCCTGGCTGCCCAGGACCTGGCCGCCACTGCCGGGGTACCCGCGGACGCGCTTCCTGCTCCCGCCCCGGACCCGGGATCCGCGACCGGTCAGGCCGGGGACCTCGGCGGAGCCGGGGACCTCGGCGCCACAGAACAGCCCGAAGCCACTCCCGCCCCGTCAGGGACCCAGGCTGGCCCGGCCTGTGCCGGCCCTGTTCCGTCGGCCGGCGCTTCCGCTGCCCCGTCCGCCGCCGCATCCGGAGCGGCGACCAGTGCAAGCCTGGCGTCGGCCTTGTCAGCAGCCGTGGAAAGTGAACAGGAAGTGGTCTACGGCTACCAGGCGGCGCTCACGAGGTTGGACCAGGCGTCAGTTGTTCCGGCATCCCACCTTCTGGAACAGCATCAGGAGCTAGCAGCCGAGGCTGCGGCGCAGGGCAGGATGCATTGCGCCGCTGTTCCGCCGCAGCAGCCGGGCTATGCCCTTACCGAGGCCTTCCTTGCCGCTCCGGCAGCCGGACTGGGGCAGCTGGAAGCCGGCACATTGACGGTCTATGGAGATGTAGTGGCCCTCAGCGCGGGCCCGACCCGGAGCTGGGCTGTCGCGGCGCTCCTGGGGGCCGCCCGGCGGACGCTTCATTGGGGCGCCGACACCGGGCCACTCCCCGGCGTACTCCTGGACCAATCCGAGCTACCGCAGCTTCCCGGCTAGCCTACCCAAGAGCGTCCCCGGCCCGCAGGAACGTTCCGCCCCCGCACCGGTTATGCGGCCCCGGACCGTTCCTGAAGCAGGATTGTTCCCCTCGCTCCAGCCGGGGCTGCTGGCACTGGGCTGCAAGTGGTGGTTTGCTGAATTCATGGATTCCCACAACCCATCCGAGCCGGCCGAACCAACAGGCGTCGCGGGTAACCGAGACCTGGAACGCCACCTAGAAAGTGAGCCGCATGACAACGATGCGGCACAGCGGCTCAACTGGCTCCGCGCCGGGGTGTTGGGGGCCAATGACGGCATAGTCTCCGTCGCCGCCATCGTGGTGGGCGTGGCCGGAGCGACTTCGGCCACAGGGCCGATCCTCGCCGCCGGGGCAGCCGGGCTGGTCGGCGGAGCTGTCTCCATGGCCCTTGGCGAATATGTCTCCGTGAGCAGCCAGAGCGACAGCCAGAAAGCACTGATCGAAAAGGAACGCCGGGAACTTGCCGAAGAGCCCGAGGAGGAACTTGCCGAGCTGACTGCCATCTACCGTGAGAAGGGCCTCAGCCCCGAAACCGCCCGCGCTGTAGCGGTCGAGCTGACAAACCACGATGCCCTCGCGGCGCATCTTTCAGCAGAGCTCAACATCGACGAGTCCGATATCGTCAGCCCCTGGCACGCCGCTGTAGCCTCGGCGGTCGCATTCACCCTGGGCGCCGCCCTGCCGATGCTTGCCATCCTCCTGCCGCCGCAGGGCATCAGGGTTCCGTTGACCTTCGGCGCCGTACTGGTGGCGCTGGCCCTGACAGGGGCAGTGGGCGCCTGGATCGGCGGCGGTTCGAAGTCGCGGGCTGCCGTCCGTGTGGTGGTTGGCGGTGCATTGGCCCTTGCCGCGACGTTCTCGATCGGCAACCTACTGGGTGCCACCGGCGTCGTCTGAGCCCGACGCGCTGCTTTGATGGCGTGCGCCGC
Above is a window of Arthrobacter pascens DNA encoding:
- a CDS encoding nucleoside deaminase; the encoded protein is MTMAQDSDQSARYLKQAVELATGNVGDGGGPFGAVVVTPDGRVYEGVNRVTRDNDPTAHAEVVAIRTAAAAIGNFDLAGSVLYTSCEPCPLCLSAALWARIVRVHFAADRHGAAAAGFDDAMFYEYFEGSRPELMPVTRSDIPTSNAPFEAWRHFVDRVEY
- the rbfA gene encoding 30S ribosome-binding factor RbfA produces the protein MADPARAAKLAQRIKVVVAEALGRKVKDPRLEGITVTDARVTNDLQHATIYYTVFGDQAVQADAAKGLEKAKGVLRQEVGRNVTVRLTPTLEFVADQIPVNASNLEQLLRAAKKRDAEVAALAENAKHAGDADPYKSDIPADVEIDEDDFDEEDLDLSDDGEFEEDSNK
- a CDS encoding pyridoxal phosphate-dependent aminotransferase, with the translated sequence MPELAPHVRDVPVNQIREITEAAWRIPEAVVLSIGEPGFPLPRHVLDAGIACLDRDETNYTPNAGLPALREAFAARFREQHAAGGHQIGIGADRIYVVAGAQQGLHLAMSLLLSPGDEILIPNPGYPTFAMTSRLLNAVPVGYPLYPEQDFQPRIQDIEALITERTRVLMLNSPSNPLGAVLGEDLTRQLVDLARRRDLWIISDECYEAFTYGVPHISPASFDSDVPGEARVFTSLTLSKTYGLTGLRIGALVCPPGLEQKMNNVMEAVVSCVAAPSQYAALAALTGPQDYVEQAHAHYLANRDAASAILKAKGIRYLTAQGAFYLWADVSHASGGDVRAWTHQFLAESGVALAPGTAFGSIGEGWVRIALCGTLPDLMEGVGRLPALAAVVGQGPIQP
- the truB gene encoding tRNA pseudouridine(55) synthase TruB; this encodes MLSGLVIVDKPQGWTSHDVVGRMRRLAGTRKVGHAGTLDPMATGVLVLGINKATRLLTYIVGTSKTYTATIRLGQSTITDDAEGDVIASASTAAITNEAIHDGVAALTGLIQQVPSSVSAIKVNGERAYARVRSGEEVKLMARPVTIHRFEVHGIRREPSGDVVDVDVTVECSSGTYIRALARDLGNALGVGGHLTALRRTQVGPYSLEQAGTLEQLAEELNVLEMSQAARALMPNRELTPEETTEISFGRRIAAGAPAGSPGAASAEHPAAAFAPDGSLVALLADSGSFAKPVLVFAPGNSTGPEA
- a CDS encoding ScyD/ScyE family protein, giving the protein MMKRKLAFIACLAAMLPAAPAYASSQEPGIEVMATGLVSPLHLAVGPGESVRVSQDFAGILTRVESDGARKDVYTTKPGWEVAGVEIRSAGTYFLESVGAGQGDPAKLEGYLKLLGPENDVRTLASFADFERNHNPDGDQHYGFAPDASEKCLAEAASLPNAPAPQYTGGVDSHPYALAVRADTAYVADAGMNAVLKVDLESGKVSTLAVLPPRPVKLSTDVAGSLGVPACAGYEYAFEPVPTDVEIGPDGWLYVSSLPGGPEVPGLGARGAIFKINPWSGDTSVWADHILSPTGLAVAENGDVYVASLFGGGDPEVQRQCRAVPVPGREPARGC
- the trxA gene encoding thioredoxin, giving the protein MADSGSALVTCPNCGKTNRIPAAASGRPRCGSCRQDLPWIVDAGDHDFGLVAEQSPVPALIDFWAEWCGPCRMVSPVLDKLAREKAGRIKLVKVDVDNAPGLSRRFDVQAIPTLMVIVDGRVVARQAGAAPAQVLRSWLDGALANNRG